One stretch of Croceibacterium atlanticum DNA includes these proteins:
- a CDS encoding alcohol dehydrogenase catalytic domain-containing protein — protein MKAATFQALHEPLKVETLPDPVPDAGQVVVEVGRCGICGSDLHMTEDAAYGCKHGDILGHEFAGEVVGLGSEVEGLKTGDLISVIPLMSCGTCEYCHRGEVQWCEEFGLQGGGYAQFALTRPNQCVKLPVDVSIADGAIVEPLAVALHGVNLSGMKTGDKVLVLGAGPIGLAVAFWAKRFGASRVAVQDIAEFQHNRALDMGADIFVVDPSDPVGSAERALGGKADVVFECVGIPGLIQQGVEQVRNDGTICLLGLCTKPDTLNTFAMLSKQVKLVTSAFFTRQEYEAALEALLRGAMEPRLLVTDTISLDETPEVFESLKQRGPQCKVLIAP, from the coding sequence ATGAAAGCCGCGACCTTCCAGGCCCTGCATGAACCGCTGAAGGTGGAAACCCTGCCCGATCCGGTGCCGGATGCCGGGCAGGTCGTGGTGGAGGTCGGCCGCTGCGGCATCTGCGGCAGCGACCTGCACATGACCGAGGATGCAGCCTATGGCTGCAAGCATGGCGATATCCTCGGCCATGAATTCGCCGGCGAAGTGGTCGGGCTTGGCAGCGAGGTCGAAGGGCTGAAGACGGGAGATCTCATTTCCGTCATCCCGCTGATGAGCTGCGGCACCTGCGAATATTGCCACCGCGGCGAAGTGCAATGGTGCGAAGAATTCGGCCTGCAGGGCGGTGGCTATGCCCAATTCGCCCTCACCCGCCCCAATCAATGCGTGAAGCTGCCGGTGGATGTTTCCATCGCGGATGGCGCCATTGTGGAACCGCTGGCCGTGGCGCTGCACGGCGTGAATCTTTCGGGCATGAAAACGGGCGACAAGGTGCTGGTGCTCGGCGCCGGACCTATCGGGCTGGCCGTTGCCTTCTGGGCCAAGAGGTTCGGCGCATCCCGGGTGGCGGTGCAGGACATTGCCGAATTCCAGCACAACCGCGCGCTGGACATGGGGGCGGATATCTTCGTGGTCGATCCGTCCGACCCGGTGGGAAGCGCGGAAAGAGCGCTGGGCGGCAAGGCGGATGTGGTGTTCGAATGCGTGGGCATTCCCGGCCTGATCCAGCAAGGCGTGGAACAGGTGCGCAATGACGGCACGATCTGCCTGCTCGGCCTGTGCACGAAGCCGGACACGCTCAACACTTTCGCCATGCTCAGCAAGCAGGTGAAACTGGTGACCAGCGCCTTCTTCACGCGGCAGGAATATGAAGCCGCGCTGGAGGCGCTGCTGCGCGGGGCAATGGAACCGCGCCTGCTGGTGACCGATACGATCAGCCTGGACGAAACGCCGGAAGTGTTTGAAAGCCTCAAGCAGCGCGGTCCGCAATGCAAGGTGCTGATCGCGCCCTGA
- a CDS encoding winged helix-turn-helix domain-containing protein, with amino-acid sequence MARLKLKLQLYCDDEVAMGPGKADLLEAIGREGSISAAGRALGMSYRRAWLLVDQMNRCFRKPLVETRPGGGKAAGASLTAEGEAALSAYRTLSARLAGDTQCTAFEDLESAIRARPRPRPRE; translated from the coding sequence ATGGCCCGGCTGAAACTCAAGCTCCAGCTCTATTGCGACGATGAAGTCGCAATGGGGCCGGGCAAGGCTGATCTGCTGGAAGCGATCGGCCGGGAAGGCTCCATATCCGCCGCCGGGCGTGCCCTCGGCATGAGTTATCGCCGGGCATGGTTGCTGGTCGATCAGATGAATCGCTGTTTTCGCAAACCGCTGGTGGAGACGCGGCCGGGTGGCGGCAAGGCTGCGGGCGCCAGCCTGACGGCGGAAGGGGAGGCGGCCCTGTCCGCCTATCGCACGCTTTCCGCACGGCTTGCGGGCGATACGCAATGCACGGCCTTTGAAGATCTGGAATCCGCGATCAGGGCCAGGCCCCGGCCCCGGCCGCGGGAATAA
- a CDS encoding response regulator, whose amino-acid sequence MSIGAEVAAHLPFLRRYARALTGSQSTGDAFVRATLEAALADEELADSLRGGRVPLYRAFNKLWASAYLDVGAEVPAATPHEDGAQAKLSKVTPLNRQALLLTTVEDFTRAEAAEIMDIAEDEIARLVAEAVDEIERENTTSVLIIEDEPLISMQLEDLVRSLGHDICGTAATRTQAQEVVAEQTPGLVLADIQLADGSSGLDAVDDILEISTMPVIFITAYPERLLTGDRPEPTYLITKPFQEDTVRAAISQALFFNSGRPLG is encoded by the coding sequence ATGTCGATTGGGGCCGAAGTCGCCGCTCATTTGCCATTTCTTCGTCGTTACGCTCGCGCGCTGACCGGGTCGCAATCGACCGGCGACGCGTTTGTTCGCGCCACTCTGGAAGCCGCCCTTGCGGATGAGGAACTGGCCGATTCCCTGCGGGGCGGGCGTGTTCCGCTATATCGGGCGTTCAACAAATTATGGGCGAGCGCCTATCTGGATGTCGGGGCGGAAGTTCCGGCGGCAACCCCGCATGAAGATGGCGCCCAGGCGAAGCTGAGCAAGGTCACGCCGCTGAACCGCCAGGCGCTGTTGCTGACAACGGTGGAAGATTTCACCCGCGCGGAAGCGGCGGAGATCATGGATATCGCGGAAGACGAGATTGCCAGGCTCGTGGCCGAAGCGGTGGACGAGATCGAGCGTGAAAACACCACCAGCGTCCTGATTATCGAGGACGAGCCGCTGATTTCGATGCAGCTTGAAGATCTGGTGCGTTCGCTGGGCCACGATATTTGTGGCACGGCCGCCACCCGCACCCAGGCGCAGGAAGTCGTTGCCGAACAGACGCCCGGCCTGGTGCTGGCCGATATCCAGCTGGCTGATGGTTCTTCCGGCCTCGATGCAGTGGACGATATCCTGGAAATCAGCACGATGCCGGTGATCTTCATCACGGCCTATCCGGAACGTCTGCTGACGGGCGACAGGCCGGAACCGACCTATCTGATCACCAAGCCGTTCCAGGAAGATACGGTGCGCGCAGCGATCAGCCAGGCGCTGTTCTTCAATTCCGGGCGCCCGCTCGGCTGA
- a CDS encoding response regulator, which yields MHGEKEGIVGKSRLGRVLVVEDDTVLALHIEQALLDAGATKVEICPTIACTMKALDAGPAQAMVIDVHLADRDDGWALAELVTMLGPQRPRIAFSTGSPEDIPPEVAELGPIFEKPYDPAQLAEVLASGRKGGLFARLRGALG from the coding sequence ATGCACGGTGAAAAGGAAGGCATTGTCGGTAAATCGCGGCTCGGCCGCGTCCTCGTGGTGGAGGACGACACTGTGCTTGCCCTGCATATTGAACAGGCCCTGCTGGATGCCGGTGCCACCAAGGTGGAAATCTGCCCGACCATCGCCTGCACGATGAAGGCGCTCGATGCAGGGCCTGCGCAGGCCATGGTGATCGACGTGCATCTGGCGGATCGGGACGATGGCTGGGCCTTGGCGGAGCTGGTGACCATGCTTGGCCCGCAACGCCCGCGCATAGCGTTCTCCACCGGATCGCCCGAGGATATTCCGCCTGAAGTGGCGGAGCTGGGCCCGATCTTCGAAAAGCCATATGATCCGGCGCAGCTTGCCGAAGTGCTGGCCAGCGGCAGGAAGGGCGGCCTGTTCGCCCGCCTGCGCGGCGCGCTGGGCTGA
- a CDS encoding fatty acid desaturase family protein: MPATQTLDAAATAAQPSRRVALSATPDDKDMLRAAAELTRDINKARPEIYWPDMLLSALVGYGAMAGAILIDNAWLAVACAVVSVIALYRALLFIHEISHLHRNALPGFRTAWNALVGVPLLTPSFMYEGVHTLHHARTRYGTVEDPEYLPLALMKPWSLPVFLLVALLAPPALIIRFGILTPLGAIIPPIRKFSWERFSALAINPAFRRRPAEGEMKRRFFWQEVGASAWAMVLIASIFVLGWRPLLIAMAIMSAVAIFNQLRTLVAHLWENEGEVMTVTGQYLDSVNVPPPSPFAALWAPVGLRYHALHHLLPSLPYHSLGEAHKRICARLGTESTYERASYGSMTVLVMRIARSTMVRR, from the coding sequence ATGCCAGCAACCCAAACCCTAGACGCAGCCGCCACAGCGGCACAGCCATCCCGGCGCGTGGCGCTTTCCGCCACGCCGGATGACAAGGACATGCTGCGTGCCGCGGCGGAACTTACGCGCGATATCAACAAGGCTCGGCCGGAAATATACTGGCCGGACATGCTGCTGTCCGCGCTGGTCGGTTATGGCGCCATGGCCGGGGCAATCCTGATCGACAATGCGTGGCTGGCTGTGGCCTGCGCGGTCGTTTCCGTGATCGCGCTCTATCGCGCCTTGCTGTTTATCCACGAGATTTCCCATCTCCACCGCAACGCCCTGCCCGGTTTCCGCACCGCGTGGAACGCGCTGGTCGGCGTGCCGCTGCTGACGCCGTCCTTCATGTATGAGGGCGTTCACACGCTGCATCATGCCCGGACCCGTTATGGCACGGTGGAAGATCCGGAATATCTGCCGCTGGCACTGATGAAGCCGTGGTCGCTGCCGGTCTTCCTTCTGGTCGCCCTGCTGGCGCCGCCGGCGCTCATCATCCGTTTCGGCATACTGACGCCGCTGGGCGCCATCATCCCGCCGATCCGCAAATTCTCGTGGGAACGGTTTTCGGCACTTGCCATCAACCCGGCATTCCGCCGCCGCCCTGCCGAAGGCGAGATGAAGCGCCGTTTCTTCTGGCAGGAAGTGGGGGCCAGCGCCTGGGCCATGGTGTTGATCGCCAGCATCTTCGTGCTGGGCTGGCGTCCGTTGCTGATCGCCATGGCGATCATGTCCGCCGTCGCCATCTTCAACCAGTTGCGCACGCTGGTGGCCCATCTGTGGGAGAATGAGGGCGAAGTGATGACGGTGACCGGCCAGTATCTGGATTCGGTCAATGTGCCGCCCCCATCGCCCTTTGCCGCGCTGTGGGCGCCGGTGGGCCTGCGTTACCACGCGCTGCATCACCTGCTGCCCAGCCTGCCCTATCACTCGCTGGGTGAAGCGCATAAACGGATATGTGCGCGCCTGGGCACGGAATCGACTTATGAACGCGCCAGTTATGGCAGCATGACAGTGCTGGTGATGCGCATCGCGCGCAGCACCATGGTCCGTCGATAA
- the lptG gene encoding LPS export ABC transporter permease LptG, translating into MVLDFFPSATLTKYLAKTFILRILAVLVMLVLVLLMLDLLSNSADILAYQGNGQGELLTYASLRIPQLIARFLPYSILLATIITLATMNQNSEVIAMKASGLSAHQILAPLLLTAMVIAGFSFLFNERVVTRATATLSAWEKAEYGPVPDDPDTRTTVYLADGNDVLLASTVRGRGADTVMEDVTFYQRDDNGMMLRQWRGSRATYANPGWMLEDPEVFNVGPAEERALDEPTLIAPELGLDQLELRTVNPDAESLPQLSRSIEALEAAGRQTSELRGRWWHKISGPLSAVLMPLLGAVAGFGLARSGHLFARAVIGMALGFAYFVVDNAALAMGSFGGYPPLLAAWAPFLLFFLIGETVLVRTEE; encoded by the coding sequence ATGGTGCTTGATTTCTTCCCCTCGGCCACGCTGACCAAATATCTGGCCAAGACATTCATCCTGCGGATTCTGGCCGTGCTGGTGATGCTGGTGCTGGTGCTGCTGATGCTCGACCTGCTGAGTAACAGCGCCGATATTCTGGCCTATCAGGGCAATGGCCAGGGCGAATTGCTGACCTATGCATCCTTGCGGATCCCGCAATTGATCGCCCGCTTCCTGCCTTACTCCATCTTGCTGGCGACGATCATCACGCTGGCGACGATGAACCAGAATAGCGAAGTGATCGCGATGAAGGCTTCCGGCCTTTCAGCGCATCAGATCCTCGCGCCGCTGCTGCTGACGGCAATGGTGATCGCCGGTTTCTCCTTCCTGTTCAACGAAAGGGTCGTGACACGGGCGACGGCAACGCTGTCAGCCTGGGAGAAGGCCGAATACGGACCTGTTCCCGACGATCCGGATACGCGCACCACGGTCTATCTGGCGGATGGCAATGACGTGCTGCTGGCATCCACCGTGCGGGGGCGCGGCGCGGATACGGTGATGGAGGATGTCACCTTCTACCAGCGGGACGATAACGGCATGATGCTGCGTCAATGGCGTGGCAGCCGGGCGACCTATGCCAATCCGGGCTGGATGTTGGAAGATCCGGAAGTCTTCAATGTCGGCCCGGCGGAAGAACGCGCGCTGGACGAACCGACCCTGATCGCGCCCGAACTGGGGCTGGATCAGCTGGAACTGCGCACGGTCAATCCCGATGCGGAAAGCCTGCCGCAATTGTCACGTTCGATAGAGGCGCTGGAAGCTGCGGGGCGCCAGACATCGGAATTGCGCGGGCGCTGGTGGCACAAGATTTCCGGGCCCTTATCGGCCGTTCTGATGCCGCTGCTGGGTGCGGTGGCCGGTTTCGGGCTGGCCCGGTCAGGCCATCTTTTCGCCCGCGCCGTGATCGGCATGGCGCTGGGTTTTGCCTATTTCGTGGTCGATAATGCGGCGCTGGCCATGGGCAGCTTCGGCGGATATCCGCCGCTGCTGGCCGCATGGGCGCCGTTCCTGCTGTTCTTCCTGATTGGCGAGACGGTGCTGGTCCGCACCGAGGAATGA
- the lptF gene encoding LPS export ABC transporter permease LptF: protein MTFITAIDRYIFRLVLVPMLGVFALAASLLMLEKMLRLFEFVSTEGGPITVVFRMLVNLIPEYAGLAVPLGLLLGILLAFRKLATSSELDVMRAVGWSYTRLLRVPYMITFVLVALNFAIVGYLQPLARYGYEELQYELRSGALGASINVGEFTTLEDRVALRIEESRDEGRQLMGIFARVSDGKGQSLAITAREGRFLANREDRNTIILRLLDGTIVHDLPDDTPRVLSFSRHDLPIDLPAIERFRDRGDKSREYLLPELLRLGWSPEATPQERDAGLANFNYRMVEVVMMLMMPLLAVALAIPPKRSTSALGVFVSIILVVSYHKVNQYGQSVAELGRIDPWIGLWGPFVVFAALIGWMYYRVAFVPGGQAIGALETAFAKLSKRFSALMKWWSRKRHPTGAPPVAAREPEEGSDGA from the coding sequence TTGACATTCATCACCGCCATAGACCGCTATATTTTCCGGCTCGTGCTGGTGCCGATGCTTGGCGTGTTCGCGCTGGCCGCATCGCTGCTGATGCTGGAAAAGATGCTGCGCCTGTTCGAATTCGTTTCGACGGAAGGCGGGCCGATCACTGTCGTGTTCCGGATGCTGGTCAACCTGATCCCGGAATATGCGGGGCTGGCGGTTCCGCTCGGCCTGTTGCTCGGCATATTGCTGGCCTTCCGCAAGCTGGCGACTTCCAGCGAACTGGACGTGATGCGCGCCGTGGGGTGGAGCTATACGCGCCTGCTGCGCGTCCCATACATGATTACCTTCGTGCTGGTGGCGCTGAACTTCGCCATTGTCGGCTATCTCCAGCCGCTCGCGCGGTATGGCTACGAGGAATTGCAATATGAATTGCGATCCGGCGCGCTGGGGGCTTCGATCAATGTCGGGGAATTCACCACGCTGGAAGATCGCGTGGCGTTGCGGATCGAAGAAAGCCGGGATGAAGGGCGCCAGTTGATGGGAATCTTCGCCCGTGTTTCCGATGGAAAGGGGCAATCGCTGGCGATCACCGCCCGCGAGGGACGCTTCCTCGCCAACAGGGAAGATCGCAACACGATCATCCTGCGCCTGCTGGACGGCACGATCGTGCACGATTTGCCCGATGATACGCCGCGCGTGCTCAGTTTCTCCCGCCACGATCTGCCGATCGACCTGCCCGCCATAGAACGTTTCCGCGATCGCGGGGACAAGAGCCGCGAATATCTGCTGCCCGAACTGTTGCGTCTCGGCTGGAGCCCGGAAGCCACCCCGCAGGAAAGGGATGCCGGCCTTGCCAATTTCAATTATCGCATGGTCGAAGTGGTGATGATGCTGATGATGCCGCTGCTGGCCGTGGCGCTGGCCATACCGCCCAAGCGATCGACCAGTGCGCTGGGCGTATTCGTGTCGATCATACTCGTCGTCTCCTATCACAAGGTGAACCAGTATGGGCAATCGGTGGCGGAACTGGGCCGGATCGATCCCTGGATCGGATTGTGGGGGCCATTCGTGGTTTTCGCCGCGCTGATCGGCTGGATGTATTACCGTGTCGCCTTCGTGCCGGGCGGGCAGGCCATCGGCGCGCTGGAAACGGCCTTCGCCAAATTGTCCAAGCGTTTTTCCGCATTGATGAAATGGTGGTCACGCAAGCGGCATCCCACTGGCGCGCCGCCAGTCGCGGCCCGCGAGCCGGAGGAGGGCAGCGATGGTGCTTGA
- the clpS gene encoding ATP-dependent Clp protease adapter ClpS yields the protein MHRIPAFSPMGAKAVPELPIRSAGEDDESGTSDGEGQIGLATRTRAKPKKPSQYKVLMLNDDYTPMEFVVMVLKRFFRMDLEQATRVMLHVHQRGVGVCGIFPYEVAETKVNQVMDFARENQHPLQCTLEKA from the coding sequence ATGCACCGAATTCCCGCTTTCTCGCCCATGGGGGCCAAGGCCGTTCCCGAGCTGCCCATCCGTTCGGCCGGAGAAGATGACGAAAGCGGAACCTCTGACGGTGAAGGGCAGATCGGCCTGGCAACGCGCACCAGGGCCAAGCCGAAAAAACCCAGCCAGTACAAGGTGCTGATGCTGAATGACGATTATACGCCGATGGAATTCGTCGTCATGGTGCTGAAGCGTTTCTTCCGCATGGATCTGGAACAGGCGACGCGGGTGATGCTGCATGTGCATCAGCGCGGCGTGGGCGTTTGCGGCATCTTCCCCTATGAAGTGGCCGAAACCAAGGTGAACCAGGTCATGGATTTCGCGCGCGAAAATCAGCACCCGCTGCAATGCACACTCGAAAAGGCCTGA
- a CDS encoding phasin family protein, whose product MADSPDKKTEDSAEKAYAAAASEMKPKAAADPKASEPAPAKAEPKTEARKAEGGEPAKQAAPAKVPARKPAAAKKTAAKKAAAKSAPKRKASAKKAAKVPAPKPAAEPNISAMAAKKPAKVAQQAANTPQTTVSELKDKIMATAKTPDYSNMLTEMQSKAKEAYDKGTEAMGEASEFAKGNVEALVESSKILAGGLQDMSKTVVDEAKSAYETMTADMKEMAAVKSPTELFQLQGKIMRRNFDALVATSSKNSETMMKLANEAFAPISGRMNMAAEKMSKAAA is encoded by the coding sequence ATGGCCGATTCTCCGGACAAGAAGACCGAAGACAGCGCCGAAAAAGCCTATGCCGCCGCGGCTTCGGAAATGAAGCCGAAGGCTGCCGCTGACCCAAAGGCATCCGAACCCGCGCCGGCCAAGGCCGAACCGAAGACGGAAGCCAGGAAGGCGGAAGGCGGGGAGCCGGCGAAGCAGGCAGCGCCTGCCAAGGTTCCGGCAAGGAAACCGGCTGCGGCCAAGAAAACCGCAGCGAAGAAAGCTGCTGCCAAATCCGCGCCCAAGCGCAAGGCGTCGGCTAAAAAGGCCGCGAAGGTTCCCGCGCCGAAACCCGCTGCTGAACCGAATATCAGCGCAATGGCTGCGAAGAAGCCGGCCAAGGTAGCGCAGCAGGCTGCGAATACTCCCCAAACCACCGTCAGCGAATTGAAGGACAAGATCATGGCAACCGCCAAGACACCAGATTACAGCAACATGCTCACCGAAATGCAGTCCAAGGCGAAGGAAGCCTATGACAAGGGCACCGAAGCCATGGGCGAAGCCAGCGAATTCGCGAAGGGCAATGTCGAAGCCCTGGTTGAAAGCAGCAAGATCCTGGCCGGCGGCCTGCAGGACATGAGCAAGACCGTGGTTGACGAAGCCAAGTCGGCTTACGAAACCATGACTGCGGACATGAAGGAAATGGCCGCGGTGAAGAGCCCGACCGAACTGTTCCAGCTGCAGGGCAAGATCATGCGCCGCAATTTCGATGCGCTGGTCGCCACCAGCTCGAAGAACAGCGAAACCATGATGAAGCTCGCCAATGAAGCGTTTGCGCCGATTTCCGGCCGCATGAACATGGCGGCTGAAAAAATGTCGAAGGCTGCCGCCTGA
- a CDS encoding PHA/PHB synthase family protein gives MSVKDDSAGQAADIFTEMLRIQGEAARQVMETFLPEAAEAVPGDEVLADWGASAMRIQQMWEEFHRNQQTPESPLPFFVDPAQWMGLMQGWYQQMPLLDPERQRQIFEEGMALWEDILARFEEGGEGGAPAQPLDLPRKDRRFAAPEWRERPVFALIHQTYLLLAERISEAVDQVEGLDEQERDQLRFATRSVLDAMSPANFPLMNPLVLERTIDTQGENLARGMERLAADLEKGQLTHTDSGAFRLGENIACTPGKVVHETELFQLIQYSPTTDEVIETPLVIFPPWINRFYILDLNPKKSFVRWAVDQGLSVFVVSWRSADASLAHITWDDYIRAQMEVIELVRQRLKVPSVHTVGYCVAGTTLAATLAILARRGKADHVASATFLTAQVDFERAGELRAFIDDKQLELIRQASKGGYLDGRYMAATFNLLRGTDLIWNYVVNHYLLGEDYPAFDLLHWNGDVTNLPAKWHESYLRDLYRDNRLAEKDSLSGDGTPIDLTLIKTPVYVQAGREDHIAPPESVFRMLSHLSGPARFVLAGSGHIAGVVNPPAAGKYQYWIGDSSAENLGDFVEGATEHPGSWWTDWIGWLELLDGKRVPATGKRKPGGRGDRVIEDAPGRYVAMR, from the coding sequence ATGAGTGTGAAAGACGACTCCGCCGGACAGGCCGCCGACATTTTCACCGAAATGCTCCGCATCCAGGGAGAGGCGGCGCGACAGGTGATGGAAACCTTCCTTCCCGAAGCCGCGGAAGCCGTGCCGGGGGACGAGGTGCTGGCCGATTGGGGCGCCTCCGCCATGCGCATCCAGCAGATGTGGGAAGAATTCCACCGCAACCAGCAGACGCCCGAATCGCCGCTGCCCTTTTTCGTCGATCCCGCGCAATGGATGGGGCTGATGCAGGGCTGGTATCAGCAGATGCCGCTGCTCGATCCCGAACGCCAGCGGCAGATCTTCGAAGAAGGCATGGCCTTGTGGGAGGATATACTCGCCCGGTTCGAAGAAGGCGGTGAAGGCGGCGCCCCGGCCCAGCCGCTGGACCTGCCGCGCAAGGACCGCCGTTTCGCTGCGCCCGAATGGCGCGAAAGGCCGGTCTTCGCCCTGATCCACCAGACCTATCTGCTGCTGGCCGAACGGATCAGTGAAGCGGTGGACCAGGTGGAAGGGCTGGACGAGCAGGAGCGGGACCAGTTGCGCTTCGCGACCCGCAGCGTGCTGGACGCGATGAGCCCGGCCAATTTCCCGCTGATGAACCCGCTGGTGCTGGAACGCACGATTGACACGCAGGGCGAAAACCTGGCCAGGGGGATGGAACGGCTGGCCGCCGATCTGGAAAAGGGCCAGCTGACCCATACCGATTCCGGCGCTTTCCGCCTGGGCGAGAATATCGCCTGCACACCGGGCAAGGTCGTGCATGAAACCGAACTGTTCCAGCTGATCCAGTATTCGCCCACCACGGATGAGGTGATCGAAACGCCGCTGGTGATCTTCCCGCCCTGGATCAACCGTTTCTACATCCTCGATCTCAATCCGAAGAAGAGCTTCGTCCGCTGGGCGGTGGATCAGGGGCTGAGCGTGTTCGTGGTCAGCTGGCGATCCGCCGATGCCAGCCTCGCCCACATCACCTGGGACGATTATATCCGCGCGCAGATGGAAGTGATCGAACTGGTGCGCCAAAGGCTGAAAGTGCCGAGCGTGCACACGGTCGGCTATTGCGTAGCGGGCACGACGCTGGCCGCCACCCTCGCGATCCTCGCCCGGCGCGGGAAGGCGGATCATGTCGCCAGCGCCACATTCCTGACGGCGCAGGTCGATTTTGAACGGGCCGGCGAATTGCGCGCCTTCATTGATGACAAGCAGCTGGAACTGATCCGGCAGGCAAGCAAGGGCGGCTATCTGGATGGCCGTTACATGGCGGCGACCTTCAACCTGCTGCGCGGCACGGACCTGATCTGGAACTACGTGGTCAACCACTATCTGCTGGGGGAGGATTATCCGGCCTTCGACCTGCTGCACTGGAATGGTGATGTCACCAATCTGCCGGCAAAGTGGCACGAATCCTATCTGCGCGATCTCTATCGCGACAACAGGCTGGCCGAAAAGGATTCGCTGTCGGGCGACGGCACGCCGATCGACCTGACGCTGATCAAGACGCCGGTCTATGTCCAGGCCGGGCGGGAAGATCACATCGCCCCGCCGGAAAGCGTGTTCCGCATGTTGTCGCATCTTTCCGGCCCGGCGCGTTTCGTGCTGGCGGGCAGCGGCCATATCGCCGGTGTGGTGAACCCCCCGGCTGCGGGGAAATACCAATACTGGATTGGCGATTCCTCTGCCGAAAACCTGGGCGATTTCGTGGAGGGAGCGACGGAGCATCCCGGCAGCTGGTGGACCGACTGGATCGGCTGGCTCGAGTTGCTGGACGGCAAGCGCGTCCCCGCTACCGGCAAGCGCAAACCGGGCGGCCGGGGCGACCGGGTGATAGAGGATGCGCCGGGGCGATACGTCGCCATGCGCTAG
- a CDS encoding LL-diaminopimelate aminotransferase, with amino-acid sequence METEFYRIKRLPPYVIAEVNAMRAAARQAGQDIIDLGMGNPDLPPPQHVIDKLCEVAQKPDAHGYSQSKGIPGLRRAQAAYYERRFGVELDPESEVVVTLGSKEGLASLATAITAPGDTILAPNPSYPIHTFGFIIAGATIRSVPTTPDERYWDALEKAMRFTVPRPTILIVNYPSNPTAEVVDLAFYEKLVDWAKENKVWILSDLAYSELYYDGKPTPSILQVKGAKDVAVEFTSLSKTFSMAGWRMGFAVGNQTLIAALTRVKSYIDYGAFTPIQAAAVAALNGPQDIVEKNRQLYHKRRDVLVEAFGRAGWEIPPPPASMFAWAPLPPGLKDMGSMEFAKQLLTHAEVAVAPGVGYGEDGEGYVRIGLVENEQRLRQAGRNVKRYLQSMGVNSSAA; translated from the coding sequence ATGGAAACCGAATTCTACCGCATCAAGCGACTGCCGCCCTATGTCATCGCCGAAGTCAACGCGATGCGAGCCGCGGCCCGTCAGGCGGGTCAGGATATCATCGACCTCGGCATGGGCAATCCGGACCTGCCCCCGCCCCAGCACGTGATCGATAAATTGTGCGAAGTGGCGCAGAAGCCCGATGCCCATGGCTACAGCCAGTCCAAGGGCATCCCCGGCCTTCGCCGCGCTCAGGCTGCCTATTACGAACGGCGTTTCGGGGTCGAACTGGACCCGGAAAGCGAAGTGGTCGTCACGCTCGGGTCGAAGGAGGGGCTGGCCAGTCTTGCCACCGCGATCACCGCGCCCGGCGATACGATCCTGGCGCCCAACCCCAGCTATCCGATCCACACTTTCGGCTTCATCATCGCCGGGGCGACGATCCGTTCCGTGCCGACGACGCCGGATGAACGCTATTGGGATGCGCTGGAAAAGGCGATGCGCTTCACCGTGCCGCGCCCGACCATCCTGATCGTGAATTACCCGTCCAACCCGACGGCCGAAGTGGTCGATCTGGCATTCTATGAAAAGCTGGTCGACTGGGCGAAGGAGAACAAGGTCTGGATCCTGTCCGACCTTGCCTATTCCGAACTTTATTATGACGGCAAGCCGACACCTTCGATCCTGCAGGTGAAGGGGGCAAAGGATGTGGCGGTGGAATTCACCAGCCTGTCCAAGACCTTTTCCATGGCCGGCTGGCGCATGGGTTTCGCGGTCGGCAACCAGACGCTGATCGCCGCGCTGACGCGGGTGAAATCCTATATCGATTACGGCGCCTTCACCCCGATCCAGGCGGCCGCCGTGGCCGCGCTGAACGGGCCGCAGGACATTGTGGAGAAGAACCGCCAGCTTTATCACAAGCGGCGCGACGTGCTGGTGGAAGCCTTTGGCCGCGCCGGTTGGGAAATCCCGCCGCCACCCGCTTCCATGTTCGCCTGGGCCCCGCTTCCGCCGGGCCTGAAGGACATGGGCAGCATGGAATTCGCCAAGCAATTGCTGACCCATGCCGAAGTCGCCGTCGCCCCCGGCGTCGGTTATGGCGAGGATGGCGAAGGCTATGTCCGCATCGGCCTGGTCGAAAATGAACAGCGGCTGCGGCAGGCCGGACGCAATGTGAAGCGTTACCTGCAGAGCATGGGCGTCAACAGCTCCGCCGCCTGA